The following DNA comes from Neovison vison isolate M4711 chromosome 13, ASM_NN_V1, whole genome shotgun sequence.
TTATAGCCCTTGAAGTATATTTGTATAAACTTGGTTAGAAAAAAACTTTTTACTGCTACTGCTTACTACTTGCTTTTGGCTCTGCTTGCCCTTCATGGTAGTCAGCCTCTTCCTTATCAGGGAGTTCTGTCCTGTTAGCAAAAagtcaacttttaaaaaacaaaaacaaaaaaaccctaaaataggTAGTTAGTATACACAAAACTATAACTAAGCCATGGAAATAGTAAGAGTGAGATTTTCCTGAACAATGGTAAATGCCTTGTCAAACAAAAGGAAACCTTCAATTTAGAGTTAACATGAGAACCAAAGATGACATTGTTTGTTAACAAAAGAGTAAATttttgaagctcttttttttttttttaattttttatttatttatttgacagagatcacaagtaggcagagaggcaggcagagaagagaggaggaagcaggctccccgctgagcagagagcccgatgtgggactcgatcccaggaccctgagatcatgacctgagccgaaggcagcggcttaacccactgagccacccaggcgccccaatttttgaAGCTCTTATACTACCTTTATAAAGATGTTCATTTGGGTTGATGGAGGAAGAATAGTTAGCAGTATTGTATTTCTGCTTTTTTGAAATATGATTCAACctgatttcagaaatatttttcagggCACTCCATTGGttgagcgtgcaactcttgatcttgggattgtgagttcgggccccatgatgggtgtggagcccactttaaaaaaaaaacaacgggacgcctgcgtggctcagttggttgggcggctgcctttggctcaggtcatgattccagcgtcctgggatcgagtcccgcatcgggctccttgctcggcagggagcctgcttctccctctgactctgccttccactctgtctgcctgtgctcgctctcgctcacactctctctctctctctgacaaataaataaaattaaataaaataaataaataaataaacaaaaacttttctGGAAGGagctatttataaaaatatatattaaatatgaaaaagtgagattttttaatttaagtaatctctagagcctgtgtggggtttgaactcactaccccaagatcaagagttgcatgctcttccaactgagccagccaggtacccctagaaaACCCGTTTTTAAATTGAGGAATTAACTACTATTTgagcatattttaaaaggaagaaaccaTTTTTATGTGTTGGTATCTGTTATCATCTGTTATCCCAATCATCAGTATTTCTGTGAGGTAGtgttaccctttttttttttttttaaaaaagattttatttatttgacagagatcacaagtaggcagagaggcaggcagagaagagaggaggaagcaggctccccactgagcagagagcccgatgcggggctcaatcccaggaccctgggatcatgacccgagccgaaggcagaggctttaacccactgagccacccaggcgccccgaggtagTGTTACCCTTAAGTTAAACTGAAAAAAGCTTTCAAGTTGGCACTTACCAGCTAAAGAACTGCTGAGTGgctatgtgatttaaaaaaaaaaaaaaaaaattcagtgtgccTCACAGTATATCCAGCCCTGGCTACAGCGTCAAACCCCTAGGTattaagaacagaaagaaataaggTCATCCACATTTCTGACTGTTCCCTACTTTGCTTCTCTTTGTAGAGTGACAACCAACAAGCTGCTACTTTCCATCGTCATCATACTGGAGCTGGCCATCCTAGGGGGCCTGGTGTACTACAAATTCTTTCACAAGCACTGAACTTCCTAGAGGGAAGGGTTTGTGGACCAGAACTTTGACCCTGTGAATGAATGGTGTTAAAGATGGGGAATAAGCATAGTGCTGCTCTGAGGTAATGGTTCGAGGATGCCCTGTGTAGCCAGAccatgggaggtgggagggaaaacaaaaaaccGCATAACTGTGAAGGAACAGCAACAAGACCAGTATGATATACCAACGTAATAAATGCTGTTTATGACGTCTTTAAATTTACATAGTATTCCAACATATTAATACTCTGTgaactgcaaaaagaaaaaacaaacttacAGTAGTAATATTGGTCACCGAAATGGAGGGGGAAAGGAAACTTTACAGTTGTAAGAATGCGCAAATGTTCTCATTAAGGCAGTATTGACCCAGGTGACCATTTAGTATATCTCCTCAAATGCCTCATAATTCTGGAATGTCTTTCCTGACAAACATGTCAGCACACAAAATTTCCTAAATTCTCACGCGTTCTTCCCTTTCTGATTCATCTGGTGAACTGGGAGTAGGAAGTTGGTCATAGACAATGTGCCCTCCCTCTCTTGTCTGACCAAAACTTGAAGCAATCACATCCACTGCCAGGCTAGCTGTAGCCTTGGCCTCTTCCTCTGAAGCCGCCAACTGAGGATTGACTTCAACAAGATCCAGTGCTGACAACAACCCTGAAAGAACAAAATATGACAGAACCTCAGAAGCTACCCTAGCTGCTACTTTCAGGGTAGTAGAGGGTCATCCCTTTAGACAGAACAAGCCAAGGTAAAAAGTCATCTTCTACTATTAAAATTACACACTGTCAGGAAGCCTTATACCTACCTCGTCTTGGGCAGGAAGTTCAAACACTGTATACTAGAGTAAGATTACAATTTATCATCCCTGTTCAACCAACTTAATAGGCATAGCTGTCACGCTGTCTGGATAAGGAAAGAGCTTGTGGGGAAGAGGTAGACAAGGATTTTCCCACCTATATGGGAAAATGTGTGCCATGTCCAGTATTACTAGGAACCTTCCAGATGTCTGCCTATAGTTATATGAAGAGATCATCTTCCCTCTTTTGAGCCATCCCATTTTTGAACTCTGTTGCTCTCTTAAGGCACCCCACATGCCCTAGGTGTAGTCATTAGTGCAtctcttagtcttttttttttttttaagattttatttatttatttgacagagatcacaagtaggcagagaagcaggcagagagacaggaggaagcaggctccctgctgagcagagagcccgactcggggctcaatcccaggaccctgggatcaggacctgagccgaaggcagaggctttaacccactgagccacccaggcgcccctgcatctCTTAGTCTTATCCCTGCAGGTCTGAGCTGTCCCATCATAGTGACCCAATATCTTGCACTTAGCCAAGGGAAGACTTGACCATACTTCAGTTTGAACTTACTGCCTTCTGTGAGGGGTTAAGAACTTACACTAAAGGGTTTGAGAAGGGGAGAAGAACTATCTAGACCTGCCTTCTACTTCATACCCCTAACACACAAGCCTACCTCTCTGAGGTATTTAACTTTTTAGTTGGTTATTCGGGATAAAGTTAATCTACCTCTTCAAGTCATCTGAACTAGTTTGGAGAATACAGGTATGCAAATATTTATGGTAGCCGTCATGCCTAGAAACACGGGCGTATAAATCTGTTTAGCGTGCAGTCTTATTAGGAGTGCATAGTCCAAGCATGTTACTGCAGCATTTCCATTGTGCGAACATCTGGGTGTTTGATGATCTGTGTGTCTCATTTCAGCTAAACCTGAATCGAAGTAATCAAGAACGTTTGAGCTATTAAAAATAGCTATTACCCATGTTCTCCAGACTATTGTCACCCTCTAATTTAATCAAAATGCTTTATGTAGCTAGTTAACACTGCTATGATAGTCTTTTGGAATAGAAATAATGTAGTAGGGGAGGGAGCGATGAGGTATAACCACTACCCCACCTAACTCCTAGAGATTACTAACCCCTGCTCTAAGTAGGGTCATTGGGAACCAAAATGGAGGATTGAACACACAGGTTCAGTGGCCACTAACGGAAGGACAACTGATAACATCTAAGATTGTGGGTCTGAAAATACAACTATCTTACCACTGTCAGACCTGATAAACCAaagcattcttttcttcctttagtgTCTGAGGTTCCAGTAGGCTCCAGAGAGAACATTTCTCAATTTCCCTATGTATCCCAACCACTCAAGGGTTTCCCATAGCACTAGACCTTTCACTGTGGGCTCTGCGCTGTTTAGACCCCAATTTCGTGAAATGGTATTGAAGTATTATGTGGTAGTTGTTTAATTTTTGCAAGGAGAGGTCATTTAAAGTAACCTTCATGGAACTAGAAACTTTCTGACGGAAATGGAAACTGAAAACTAGGATGAATGGGGTGACAGTAACCTGTGTAGCCAACTCAGTAATCTTTGCCACCATTCATCTTTAGTATCCCCATATTAAAACTCCTATCGAACATAAAAGCTCCTATCAAAGCTCTAGTATAAGGCGTATCCTTTATGAAGGGACCCAAGATATTGTCCAGCTTTGAAACATCTTTAAGAGAAGGTTTAACTCCCCATTCTCAACTCCCAAGGGAACTAACTCATTTTAATGTTAGGGTAAGCCTCTTGGCCTTGCCTTTTAAACTGAGTCTGCCTTTAGACAGTTCAGATGCGAAGAACTACATCGGTTTGGCAAGTTATTCTtgtatttaataagtatttaagtAGACAATTTTTTATTCAGTACTTCTTATATTTTGATATGAGCCAGGTCCATAAATGCCTTCAAATGACTATCATTTATTAGCCTGACCGTGGggtttttaaagaagtttaaacAAAACAGTATCTGTAATGATTTGaaatagtattagaagccctCCAGAATGCAAAAGGCATCAGCGTATTTACTCACACAGTTAGCAGGTTGATCCCTTCTTACCTGTATTGTGTATTTCCTCAGTAATGTACATGCCTTCTCGGTAGGTCAGTCCTCCAACAACAGGGGTTCCTGTGGCTGGAGCCAGGGTAGGGTCAAAGGCATCAATATCAAAACTCAGATGGATTGGCCTTTGTCTTCTTGAGGGAAAGATAAGAACAGTTATTTGGGTGTGCTTGGACATTGATCCTTTCTACAGTTGCAACTCCTTGATTTTGCTGCTGTTAGTCCTAGTACTTTGCTAATACACATTTCTAGGTTTTCTACTCTTGGAAATTACTATGTATTACCATATTTGCTTCCTACACGCCACCTCATAATTTTGCCATTTGTTCTTTGTGCCTCGGACTGACTCTAGTTTGTATTTCTGACTTAACTTAGGCATTAGAGCCTTTTGCATTAACAGTTATTCACTTCCCCATGAGACTGGGCTCTGACAGAATCTGACTCACATTAGACTGACCTGGGTTACAGTTGCTCTTACTCTCTTCGTGTAACAACAGCTGAATGGAATTGATTTGGTGTCTGCAATCTTATCTTCCAGTTTTAGCTTCAGTTTAGCACAGGTATCCTAAAGTAGAAACTAGCAACTGACACTTATATTGTAGATAACTAAATTTCTTACACCTTAGGATATGACATACTACTAGGTATCAATTACATTAATCACTTGAACATAAAGTCTCAGCACTGAGAACATGCTCTTAAAACTAGCCtttgacaattcacagacctatacccctggggctaataatacattatacattcattaaaaatttttttaaaaactagcctTTGATTGGCATTTATCTGTCATCTTTCTATATTACCAAGATTTGCTCAATATAAAACTTTCAGATGAATCAACAGTGAGCTTAGGAAGAAGGGAGCAGTTGTGAATGCTTCCCATCTCAAAAGATGGGCattaaaaatggagctaaaaAATTCATGAGACACAGAGGAGGTGACCAGTGACTTCAAGGAAACCCCATCTCAACCCCAGAGGAAGAATAGGACCTATGTTTCATAATCTCCAAATTATTTGAGTGTTTTCTGTGTGTacatattattttgcttttattttaaaagaaacgcTGCTGTCCTTAAGAGATAGGCTAAAATGTGCTGCTCACTGGGAGTTTGCCCTATTTCCTTCGGGACTTTTCCCTTTGTAAGTAGACATCCATTATAAGTTACTTACTTGCCAATTAGCAGATCAAATGTCTGTTCCATGACCTTCTGAATACCAAGTCGATCTATGTCTCTCATGGAAAAATACTGGATatcataattctttaaaataaaactgtgtgAGAGATAAAGGAGTCCTTAGTTTAGTGTATGTGCTTCCAAAGCAAGCACAGGAGTccttaaagaacatttttaatcAAGTATATTGTGGTGGGGGGGTCTGTCCTGTTAGTGACCGCTAAGAGATTAAGGCAAGGAACACCCTGTCAAAAACATAAATGGCTGGGATAGACCCAAAGCTTAACCCCAGTGTATCAACTTACTGTTCAGGAGGGTCCACGTCTCTTAGACCAATATACACAATACTTGGGGAAGAGATACAAGGTTTGATCCAGGAAAATCCTGGGAGTTGTGGTACCTGTCAAAAGAGGAATGAACAGGACTCTTCAAGGATTCTTGGTCTCACCAAGATAATCACTGTGTGTTTCCCAATATATGCCATCTGCTTTCTCCTCCTACCTACAGGACATGCTTAAAGCAACACCAGACTCACCTGATCTGGGAAAGAGAACTTACAAAAGTGGAAATGATTCAGAAGGCAGCTGAAGAACAGAtttctcagaatttaaaaaaaaaaaaaaaaattctcctaagGTGGCCACGGTTTCTCATTAACTTAACCTAAATAGCAGGAATACTGCTGATTAGCCCTTTTCCACCCCTTtgtacattactgaattgtttaCAGATTGGTTCTTGAAACACAATCTGGTTGCCATTTTAATTTGTCTACAGCCAAAACACAAATTCTGCCTAATGAATAACTTTTTGTACTATCCTGGTTTAACTTGGTTCCTCACTGAGGGGAAGAATATACAGATTCTAGTCTATGCTTAACATGGACTCCCGTGTCTTCTGACCAACCTAGGAAAATATTACCTAGAGGTAATCATGGTTTTTGCTTTCCTCTAGACCAATGGGTCTGAGAGTGAGGCAGCCTGGGAACCTCTAACCAAGAAGTCCTCCTACAGAGGGTATATCAATTACTAGAGTTACTACCCACTGCCACTTTCCTTTCTTGAAAATTATGActgacacacacgcacacacgcacacaccctccccccagAGCAGGGGACCTTGTCCTGGTAGTCTTTATATCCCTAGCATTGACTAGACTGCTTAGCCCATAATAATGTTTGATGAACATTTCTACCACCACCCTCAGCCCATCCTTCATAGAAATCTTCTTAACCAAACTAGTTTTCAAAGCCCCAGCATAACTCCTGCAAAGCCATTTAGCCTTTTCATTTCAGCCCACTGACCTTGTCCTGTAGTTCTCTGAGAAGAAATGAAACTGGCTGTCCATGGAGATTTCCAGATGAAGTGGTGAGGGGTGTATTGATGTCAGCGTGGGCATCAACCCAGATCACACAAAGATCTGGGCAGTGCCGGGCGTGGCCACTAATGGTACCGATTGCCAGGCTACAAGGAACAAACACAGTAATTGAGGCCCTCTGTTTGGCAAACATCACTAATAACAAATATCCTCAGTCAGTACAGCTCACACTTTGTCCTCAGGGCAAAGTCAGGGCCAAGTCAGGGCCCCAGACTAAGGCTGGATTTAGATGACCAAAAGTCTCCAGGCCTGTAGTTCCCAAAGATTAACCTtgaatgagggagaaagagaaggttcTAAAGATTCAAAGCTTGTTGACTGGTTACCCTTCTAGTTTGACAGATGTCAGTATTCCCCCCAAATCCCTAAAATTTCATTCATTAGCCCTGGCCCAGAAAAGGACCTCAGTCTTGTTCAGTGAATGAAATCcagttaaatgaaagaaaaaatacatatatatacatccacagatgtgtatatgtatataattagaagaaaaaattttctgaGTATATGATTAGTTAGCATATATACCCCCCATTTTACCTGTGAATTCTCTTCTGTTATTCTTTTATTAGCAAAACAACTAATATGATAAGCCATGAACAAAATGCCTGTAAaaccaaagatttttttccccttctttcctctaaGTTCTTCTGtctcaaaaacttttttttttaatgactcctCGATcacagaggaattttttttttttaaagattttatttatttatttgacagagagaaatcacaagtaggcagagaggcaggcagagagagagagagggaagcaggctccctgctgagcagagagcctgatgcgggactcgatcccaggactctgagatcatgacctgagccgaaggcagcggcttaacccactgagccacccaggcgccccacagaggaatttttttactatttgtgccttaagaaagaaaattatgttaCACAGTCCTGAACTCAGATAAATTTCTGTATTGCTATAATAAGGCAATATcctatgaattttatatataatatataaatgtctattatatatttatatattatattcagttaatat
Coding sequences within:
- the ARG2 gene encoding arginase-2, mitochondrial isoform X2, which translates into the protein MSLRSSLSRLLRTRVHSILKKSVHSVAVIGAPFSQGQKRKGVEYGPAAVREAGLMKRLSNLGCRLKDFGDLSFTPVPKDDLYNNLIVNPRSVGLANQELAEVVSRAVSSGYSCVTVGGDHSLAIGTISGHARHCPDLCVIWVDAHADINTPLTTSSGNLHGQPVSFLLRELQDKVPQLPGFSWIKPCISSPSIVYIGLRDVDPPEHFILKNYDIQYFSMRDIDRLGIQKVMEQTFDLLIGKQRPIHLSFDIDAFDPTLAPATGTPVVGGLTYREGMYITEEIHNTGLLSALDLVEVNPQLAASEEEAKATASLAVDVIASSFGQTREGGHIVYDQLPTPSSPDESEREERVRI
- the ARG2 gene encoding arginase-2, mitochondrial isoform X1, with product MSLRSSLSRLLRTRVHSILKKSVHSVAVIGAPFSQGQKRKGVEYGPAAVREAGLMKRLSNLGCRLKDFGDLSFTPVPKDDLYNNLIVNPRSVGLANQELAEVVSRAVSSGYSCVTVGGDHSLAIGTISGHARHCPDLCVIWVDAHADINTPLTTSSGNLHGQPVSFLLRELQDKVPQLPGFSWIKPCISSPSIVYIGLRDVDPPEHFILKNYDIQYFSMRDIDRLGIQKVMEQTFDLLIGKRQRPIHLSFDIDAFDPTLAPATGTPVVGGLTYREGMYITEEIHNTGLLSALDLVEVNPQLAASEEEAKATASLAVDVIASSFGQTREGGHIVYDQLPTPSSPDESEREERVRI